Below is a genomic region from Gasterosteus aculeatus chromosome 2, fGasAcu3.hap1.1, whole genome shotgun sequence.
GGGAGGCGGTAAAAATGGAGTTCCTCAAGGGCAAGATCGAACAGGAGTTCAGTGAGTGCATATCCAACCACATAAACAATGTCACGCCCATTGGAAGTCATTGGTGGAAGTGTGCATGCAATGGAGATGGTGGTTGTCAGTCCTGGTcatgttctttttaaatggcAGGCATAGATTGCCACATGCCAGCCAACGGAGAGACGGTGGCTGTCACAACGAATCCCAGCGTGCCTGTGGACATCTCCCTCAACCTGCTCAAGCGAGGGATGGCTCTCGGAggtatgttttttgttgttgttgtttttgttttgtttaattcacAACCTAAGGAGTAATAAACTGGCACAAAGTTTTCATTTGGTTACAAGGAGTTTTAGTTTAATCTTTCCGTTTGACTGAATGTATCTGTTTAATTTCtcgtttattcatttatgttcCAAACCATTCTTGTGTTGCAGGGCTGCTTCCTGATCCCAAAAAGCCTCGTACCATGCATGGAACCCTGATCATGAAGGAAAACGTAAGTTCAAATACTTCTGACTACATGTCAGTGCAGTTAGTCTGTCGCCACTGGACTATATAAATACGTTATGCGACCTGCCAGATGGCAATGGCTCAGTTACCGCATTCAACAGACAACTGGTGCGACTGCCCTCTGTCTTTCCCTGCGCACAGAGTCTGAAGCTGGTGTCGTCGGAGCAGGCCCTGAAGGAGCTGGGCCTCAACGAACACCAGTTACGTTTCACCTGCCGCGTGCAgctccaagacccgcacagcgaCTCTGACACACTTCACAGAATCTACACACACCTTAAGAGGTCAGCGTAgcactgcaggaggaggagcttcactGGGCTTCCCGCAACAACTTTCTaatctgcattttttgactTTACCTTTCTGAGAATTAAGATATTTAATCTCATTTTACTGTGTGACATGTTAGATAACATCtgtgttaaaaatgtgttttttctcttctatGCTTCAGTGTGTTAAAGGGTTATACCATACAGCATCTCCCCGATGGTACGGTCATGGTGGAGTCGATTGTCATCAAAGTCTCCTCCTGTGCTGAAGACGCCAACACCAAGGTCTTGCTACTTTCCTGGAGTTATCAGGTAAAAATGTCATCTAAACGCTTATTATTTTTGGCACCATAAAAACAAACTTGCGTGCCATACgctgatgaaatattcattttaagatttcatttttttgcattttttatctTGCAGTTCacagcaaataaataataactaaatTGGTGCCTCAGTGCTTAAGCATTTCATCATCATAATTATCTTAATTCCCATTGTATTTATCTTTCATTTATCTCAGTGGAAGCTTATAAGATATACAAAAGGGGGCTTTGACTAGATGCCTGTGGAACTCCTTATGATGCATTGATAGACTCAGCTATGCAGATCTATTTTGGTTTTGTGGTCAGTTGTGAACTGAAACTGATCAAAAAGGCCGTAGGCGGGGAGACGCTTTTAGAGTTGGTTGTAAACAAGCGTGCTTTTATAGCTGTGCgccatttctccttttttttgtcctatATCAAGGTATTTGGACTTTTTACTCAAGTCAGTCAACCTATCCTTTGCTCTGCAAATGTAAGCTTTGACCTCTGCGTCATCTGCTAAACCAAAGTGTGAACAAGCAAACTACCACTATATATGCCAAAGGTTATGCCCCATTTTGTTCCGtgttcatttaatgaaatgaGTGATTATAAGAACTGCCGATCCTTTTTCGCCACAGCACATGCTTATGTTGGATTTTACACAATAAAGGTTTGGACCGCTAGCGATCAGTTAACGAGTCTTTACAAGCCCAAAAAGTCTGGGGAAATGGTTGTTAAATAAGACTTGTGTGGGTAGacagtgtgggaggagacagtgGTGGGAAACCTTATATTTAAACTGCTATCACTGCGTAACGGAAGGTTGCGGAGTGGTTTCCTGtcaaaagcacacagagaaaATTGTGTTACTCTTATCTCTTTAATCTCACATGTGTAATCTCCCAATGAAGATTGcaataaatgtcaaatgaatgaatcaattcAATAAATTTAAATAGATCTGCAGAAAATGAAAGGCCAACTAATCTGATAACCAATCAAGTATTCAATGTTTATTTGTAACATACAGAGTAATAAACATACAAAAAAGTACCACAGTTATAGTAGCGAtgcgaattaaaaaaaaatactttaaaagacTTAAAAAAGTCAACCAACCTATATGTGAAAAAATGTTCTTCTGGAAAACcctgatatattttatttcattgtaaattaaatatcttttgaagttttatcagacaaacagcagaagaTGTCTCCTTGGGCTTTAGACATTTTTCAGGCTTACAGTATTTTCTATacaaaacaattaattaaaatCAGAAATATAATCTGTTTATTAAATTACAATGGAACCATATTTTGTTCATGCTTTCTCAACATCTGCTTTTTCGGTCCTCTTTTGATTTATCTCACTGCTGATACCCATTTCCAagtatctttttattcttttaatgtGTTAAGATGAAAATCCTGCATCTATTGAATTAATATTCTGGTTTTCTTTCTCAGGACGAGGACCTGGGCAGCTTTCTTTCAACTCTGCTGAAAAAAGGGCTCCCATCCGGACTCTGCTGAAATATCTTTTGTTTCCAAAACAAGAACATTTGAAGGAAATTTCACACTAAAATTAACTCATGTACTCTCACTCCATATCTCACTTTAAGCCCGGATTTGCGGAGGCTCAAAACTCCTTCCAAATGCAGAGGATTCCATATTTTGTAGTTGTAAACCTTAAACCGGTTGCCTTGGAATACTGATTGTAATTGACCCATTCTTCTTAGTAGGGTACTCTTTCATGGACTCGTTAACTGAATTGCACAAGAGTAAGAAAAATAAGATGCTGATTTGTCACTTAATTTTGTTGTACAAGTCAGTTTCAATaaacacgtttgttttttttaacgttcATAATCAATGACTCGTATAAGGTGATGGGCACAGTATGCATACACTGTTACCATACACTGTTACCATACACCGTTACCGTTCAGCTCATTGCGATGGTGTATACCCCCCTACTTCTCCGGACTCTCCCCCAGGGCCACGCCATCTTCAACTGCTTCCATTTGCAGTGGGTGGTAGTGAGGTAGTAAAGCACGGGGTCCAGGCACGTGTTTAAGGTGACGAGCGCCATGGTGACCCGCCTGGCGTGGTAGATGGCGTTGACCAAAAAGCAGCTCTGGAGGACCCCCATCCGTCGCAGGAAGTGCAGCAGGTACGCCACGTGGTTTGGCAGGAAGCAGAGCAGCGTTATGGCCAGGATGGTGTAAATGACCTTCACGGCCTTTTGGGCGGTTTTAGTCTTTATCCTGGAGATGCGCTTCGCCGCCAGCGGGTAGCACACCAGGATGATGACGGATGGCACCAGGGAGCCAAAGATCAGGCCCAGCAGGCTGTACCCCAGCAGGCGCCTGTCCCACTCCTCCTTGGCGAAATTCTCGAAGCAGCTGTGGCCTCCGGATGCGTGCGCGTTGGTGTTCAGGGGCCCCATGAGGACGAAGACCAGCATGGCCACCGCCATCACGCACCAGAGCACAACGCTCACGACCAGGGAGCAGCGGTGGCTCCGCATTTTCAAATGGCTGTGCGGGTGTACTGTGGCCATGTAGCGGTCCACGCAGATACAAGTCATGAAGAAGATGCTCAAGTAGATGTTGGCGAAGAACAGGGTGCCGGTGACGTGGCAGGCGACATCCCCGAACACCCAGTTGTTACTGTTGAGGTGGTAGTGGATCCTTAAAGGCAACGTGCACAGGATGAGAATGTCTGCCACCGCCAGATTGCTGATGTAAACACTGAAGGCCGTGCGGGAAGTGATCTTGCAGGTGAAGACAAAAAGGGCGATCAGATTTCCTGGTAGACCTGCTACTAAAGCGAGGATGTAGACCGTTGGGAAGAAGTAGCACTGGTACTCTACTGAGGGGGGACTGCAGTCGCCACCTGTCACATTCATCTTTGCAGTGTGAGGGTTTGTTCAGATGAAAGCCAGTGAGCCTCGGTCGATTCTCATAAACGCTTCTTactgcaacacaaacatgtttcCATTCAGTTTTACCACTTTCAGTTTCTCACTCGACAAATATTCTTTTTGTTCCAGAAGGTGCCCACTCATTTTCAGACATGACACACGTTTACTCACACATTGAATTACGGAGTTAAACAGAAATGAAAGAGACTCGTAGATAACTTGCTTCCTTGTTTCAATCTTGAGCACTAAATCAATTGTGAGACTTTAAAGAGAgatataattatatatgtaaaatgtgtttatatataatatattatagaccctactttaaaaatatttacacaaaataaaccTAGAATATGTACAGTtgaagtttttttaaaaagcagttcGGAAAATAAAGCTTACCAAGTTGTTTTCCTTGAAGCTGTTGTCTGATCTCCAGTTGAAGAAAGCGGCACTGTATGTTTCAAAAACATGAGATGCAAGCTTAGTTTTGCAGGTGCACATTGGTTGAGCAGCTCCTCTGATTGTGGTGAAAAGTGCTGTAcatgtctttattttctgtttcagtGGTAAGCCATGGGCATGAAAACCGCATGACACACTGTTTCCTCCCCTTCATTTCCATCAATTGGTAACATGGTTCGTCAAGATTTCACAAccagaagccatttatttccACGTATGTTACACATACAGTAGTTTttcttggtggttggtgcactATACGAATAAAAATAAGATAAACACATAAGCaaaaatgaacaatataaaCAGACAAGATATTTAAGTTCATATATTTCCATGGTGAGAAACTACTGTGCAAATGTCCTGGGGATGTGAGGTCTGAACGGTCTTTTCCCAACAAACCGATATGTTGTGCGCATAAGATCCTTATCCAGGCTTTCTAAAATGACACAGTCCTTTTGCTTGGTTAAACAGCATTAGGTTCTAGTCTGGGTAATTCGTAGTGACATTTCAGATACACTTCTTTCAAGTTACTTAACACAATTCATGACACTACGCTGTGGCATGGTTTGGGCTCTTTGGGCCCGTCACTTCAATGTTGCCTTTACATATCTATGGTTACAACAGTAAATTCGGAGTTTTATTTTGGCaaaagtaaaccggaagtggATTGAGCAGAGCGGAAGATGCGGTGAAAAAGGCTGCGCGATCTTGTCCTGCTAGCCGCTGATCAAgcgaagctaacgttagctagtttgGCTATTGTTAATGTGACGTTAAACAATTAACGTTAATCGACAGCAGTGTAACGTTTAGACAACGTGTAAACACCGTCTGTAAACAGTCATTATCCTCGCCGCATTTAGAAGATGTATAAATCCACCGTGTCAGACGCAGTATGTGGCGAAGATGCAGATAAATGTTACATCTGTCTGAGTCCATTTGAGAAGCAAGTAGTTGCCTCTCTGGAGAAGTGCCAGCATGTATTTTGCCTTGAATGTATACTGCAGTGGTCccaggtaaacacacactccTGTCCTGCAGAGTAAAGCTCGTATTTACCACACTAACTTGTACTAGTGTCATAGATTACATTTATATATTGAGACAAATAACGCTGCTGATATCATAGTTCAAAACTGTCAAAAGCTATTTTAGATTAGTTTAATGATTAATTGATTAACTCTGCCTCTCAAACGGGAATATTTGCTTTAGACTATACGATAAATACAAAGTCCTAACACTATTATACACTCTATTTGCATTATACTTCACTTTAGTGCATCACATTTTCGTTTTCTCTGTACTGTGAATCTAATTGTAAAACACCACTTCGTCTGAACTAAATCAACATCAAgatttgttattattgttcAACTTGAGAAGTGTTGTTGTCCTTAATCTCAGACAGCTAACACGTGTCCTGTGGATCGGACCACTTTTGATTCCATCCAGCAGAGACGGCGTCCCGGAGGGACCGTCCGCAAGAAGGTGATTACTGGCAGTATTTTGGAAACGTGCCGGAATATGTGGCCTGTGTTTTGTGGCTGAACTGTTTGCTGTGTTGCTGCAGATTAAAGTTAAGACGAATAAAAGGGAAGACGATtatgacgaagaagaagaagaagaagagggaaacAACACTGTTATCTGCGAGGAATGTGGACGCGGCGACCGCAGGCACCGACTGCTTGTGTGCACGCGCTGTGATTCAGGGTACGATACTGCAGTTTTATGCTCTTTCCATTTGCAGGGCATTCACACGTATATTTTAACCCATCCCCGGTAGAGTTGCTGGAAATATTAATCTACAGTCCTTCATCCCAGAGCTGTGTTTGTGCTTGTTGTTCCAGCTATCATACGGACTGCTTGACTCCATCATCAGACAGCGGCCCTGGAGGTGACTGGATTTGTGCTCAGTGTGCAGTCACTCCCCAGCATGCGGGTAAAGCTTTGTCGTTCACTATGAGGGTATCTGGCACCATCTATACACACGTCATCCAAAATCACCTCTGTTATAACATGAATATAACATTGAACaaggaaagaaaaatgtaaatgtctatTATCAAGGCTATTGGTGAAGCTGATACATCCACATCATAGGGACGGGTTTAAATAGCTTCCAATGATGATACAAATTAGACTGTAACATGCAGAAAAACATATTatttaaatgcatattttgtCAGACGAGCTCACGGTGGAGGGCGAGATCAGTGACGGGGAGCTAACGGACCTCCTAGCTGAAGTAGATGAATCTGCGTCCACTAGCACTCGCCTTCGGCCCTCCTCTTCACATCGTCCCAGCAGCTCCGCCGATCGACGACACAGTCAGAGGCTCCAGAGCACAGCCGGCGCCGATCCTCCTCCGCGGCCCCGCAGCTCCTGGGTCAGTTCTACATCAAACAGAGAGAGTAACTTTAGTTTATACACTTCAATGCGTCTCTTTAGTAAACAGTTAGGTCTTTGTTCTGGAGGTATTTTCCAAGTTGATGAAAGataacaaatattttaaaggGATTCCCATGTCCTCTATAGGCTGCAGAAAATTGAATATTTCTTCATCAAGATAGCATCAAGATGTTCAAAACAGAGAAAATGGCAAACCTCAAAACATGATGTATGCTGGCAACTTTCCCCGTGTGCGTTATTCATTTAGGGGACCTCAAGTGTGCCACAAACTAGGGCAAAGGAAAGGTTACCTAGCAGTTATCGGAGTCCAGAGATCCCCTCTCGGCACGGGAGCGTCGTGGCATTTAACCCCGGGTCGGCCAACCGTCACATGTGCATCATCTCTTGCTGCTGGTGTCTGTGGTCACTGTCTGAAACGAGCGTCTATGCCCTCCTGGGTCCTGTGTGGGCTTCTGCTTCGGCTTATGCACAGTAGACATTCATGCTTTTTGAGGGCCCACGTACGCTTTCCTTCACTTCCCCTTTGAGAATCTTCTATCGTCTTCTGAGATCTATGGATTTTTTGGGGGCGGTAGAGGGCTCGCTTCGGGTGGCTGCAAGTGACGCATATTTTTCAAATAGATGCAGCGCTTTGTTTATCATTTGAGGGCATCTGTTTGTTGTTCTTGTTCCTAGCATGTACCTCGACACCTGTTGCGGGCGGCAGAGCCTGCAGGAACAACAGAAGGAGGAGCTCAACTTCGCCACAGTGGAGGCAGCAGTGCTGCTTTCAGTGAGTTAACAACCGTTTGTTCACTTCTATTTTGTATGAATGTTTGAATTATTTCACACTTGgtcccttttgtgttttttaaagagataaaaagaagaaagagtaGGAAGCGTGCTACTTGATCTCCCGACACCAAGAGGAGTTGTTGGATTGTGTGTCTTATTACTTCTCCCTAAATGACCACATGGGGGCAGCATTGGGTTATAAACATGAACCTGAACAGAGGAagaagttattgtttatttatctaAAAATTGTCTTTagttgaatgtttttattttgtttttgttaacaaTATGAGGCTGACATTGTTCTATACTTTTCTTACTGTCAATAAACCCCATGAAAGTACCAAAACCAGCAATCGGTTCGTTCTCTGAGTAATGTGAGGAGGGCCGACCTGTTCTGGAGCACTCAGCGCTTTAGTTACTGAAGAGGGAAATCTTGTTAACGCGTCGAAaatttaaacatacattttttgtaaataaatgtatatttaaataaattttGATTTTTGGTGAACATTACTGAAATTGGCACTATAGTTTCATCAGGATGGCGATTAAGCCAAACTAAAGTGCAGTGTGTCCTGTATGTCTTCTGCCATCGACAATACTTTCTAATGCAACATTTTGATGTTAAGTAGGTATTCGACATGTTAACAATCTCAGTGAAGCATTCTTGCGGGCCAATATCAACAGGCACAACGCACTAATTACAGCTGAGGCTTTAGGGAAGCTTTTTAGAAATGTCATCATCATGGCACTTGAATAAGAATGTATTTTCCAACAATCCATTTAGGCATCTTCAAGATACAGATCGATGAATATCTTAATATGTCTATCTTTTTGAGTTAATCCATCAACAGAGAGCGAATGACTTGGTCAGTGTTCATTTTCACTTAAAGTGAGTGTGACGCAACTTGGTTTTCTGAGACTCCTCCGCTCTTCTGCTGGATTTCCTCGTCCTTCCTCCTTCAGAAGCTCTGAGCCATCGCCTAGCAACACCGACCGTAGTCTCATCTCTCATGTTCTTCTTCAGCCGTATCCGAAAGAGCGAGGAGACTGTCGCAGTCGGACGCTCCCAGGTCTGTTTTTTTCGGATAATCTGATATAAAAATCCCTCCTTTATTTTCCAAAATCAATTGTCTGTTGGATCAGGCGCCCGAAAATAAGAACCAGTTTGAaacagatgaaataaaaaatataaatgtgacGACAATAAATGCTTCCACCAAAAAAACCTCCCTGGTTTTACAGTTTAGTAAAATTACTCATATTTATCAATGTTTGCCTTTGTGTACGTGTGGGTTATTATCAGGGTGTTGTATGATTAAGTGGGCGGGTACTTAAAAAGCCTGCAGCTCATCATGCCCTAATTTTCCCTTAGAAAAACAGTGGGCAcggtaaaaataaatgttcaccTTTGTCGGTCAGACATGCTGAACACAAttgttaaaatgaacaaaactgtCCAAGCAGCGACACTCCAAGGTGTTTAGCAACAAGTGCACACAAGAAAGCACTCGGTTCCTTGTTTGTTGGTTTATATCACACTAGACAAACTTTCTAAACTGCTTAATGTCTCCTAGCGCTCCTACTTTCCCTTTGTTGCTGTCTCGCTTTGACGCAGCGTTCACCCGTGTCCACACTTTAGGGGGACGCTGTTACCCAGTTTCTCGCACAGGAATCGCTGACAGGAACAACATTCTGCGGAGTGGATGAGGAGCTGGGCCTTCAACGCTGTGTAGCCGGTTATTCCCTTAAGCAATTAGGCTTAGCCTAACACGATTAACACATAAAAGCCAAGGTCAAAACCTTGAGTGAAATTGCTCCTCCAGAGAGTCTGTTTGTTAGTAAAGTTTGTTTGCAAAGATTTATACACTATGTGaccctttattgttttaatgagagGTTCACAAATACAGAACTGGTTTTGCATTGATTCTCCCACAGAAGTGAAttactgtttcttttcttcacctATTGTATTTAAAACCAGGCAAGAACCAAATGAATAGTTTGACTTGTGGAGGAACACGCTGAGAAGAGTAACAGCGCTCTCATGTCTCCACGCAACATGTGAGGCTGAAGTCAGGACGCTCAGTGCACAGTTTAGCCCGAAGCATACGGGGAAAAACAAGCAGCCCGAATGTCCAAAAGTTACTTTTAATTTCTCAACCTTAATTTAACTATTTAACAGTTTCCGTTACGAATTACACCGTCACAGAGTGCACATACAAGGTCTTTCCAGGCTACCTGTTTCCCCCTTCTTTCAttatttatgctaagctaaccaaatGCTGGCTACATTGACATTATTTATGAAATGCATCAGACTGCTCAATTCCTTTCCTTGGTTTCCTTGCGTAAAGTAGAACTCGAGTGGCAACGGGTTCTGCATTTATGCAAGATCATCTACTTTTTTAGAGAACCATCAAAACATGGACCTCCTCCACTTCCACCAAGTTATTTTGCTGATGCAGTTGGACCACTGCTAGAAGTTGTAACG
It encodes:
- the LOC120828813 gene encoding lysophosphatidic acid receptor 6; the encoded protein is MNVTGGDCSPPSVEYQCYFFPTVYILALVAGLPGNLIALFVFTCKITSRTAFSVYISNLAVADILILCTLPLRIHYHLNSNNWVFGDVACHVTGTLFFANIYLSIFFMTCICVDRYMATVHPHSHLKMRSHRCSLVVSVVLWCVMAVAMLVFVLMGPLNTNAHASGGHSCFENFAKEEWDRRLLGYSLLGLIFGSLVPSVIILVCYPLAAKRISRIKTKTAQKAVKVIYTILAITLLCFLPNHVAYLLHFLRRMGVLQSCFLVNAIYHARRVTMALVTLNTCLDPVLYYLTTTHCKWKQLKMAWPWGRVRRSRGVYTIAMS
- the LOC120828814 gene encoding PHD and RING finger domain-containing protein 1 isoform X3; protein product: MYKSTVSDAVCGEDADKCYICLSPFEKQVVASLEKCQHVFCLECILQWSQTANTCPVDRTTFDSIQQRRRPGGTVRKKIKVKTNKREDDYDEEEEEEEGNNTVICEECGRGDRRHRLLVCTRCDSGYHTDCLTPSSDSGPGGDWICAQCAVTPQHAALAFGPPLHIVPAAPPIDDTVRGSRAQPAPILLRGPAAPGMYLDTCCGRQSLQEQQKEELNFATVEAAVLLSR
- the LOC120828814 gene encoding PHD and RING finger domain-containing protein 1 isoform X4, giving the protein MYKSTVSDAVCGEDADKCYICLSPFEKQVVASLEKCQHVFCLECILQWSQQRRRPGGTVRKKIKVKTNKREDDYDEEEEEEEGNNTVICEECGRGDRRHRLLVCTRCDSGYHTDCLTPSSDSGPGGDWICAQCAVTPQHAALAFGPPLHIVPAAPPIDDTVRGSRAQPAPILLRGPAAPGMYLDTCCGRQSLQEQQKEELNFATVEAAVLLSR
- the LOC120828814 gene encoding PHD and RING finger domain-containing protein 1 isoform X2, with the translated sequence MYKSTVSDAVCGEDADKCYICLSPFEKQVVASLEKCQHVFCLECILQWSQQRRRPGGTVRKKIKVKTNKREDDYDEEEEEEEGNNTVICEECGRGDRRHRLLVCTRCDSGYHTDCLTPSSDSGPGGDWICAQCAVTPQHADELTVEGEISDGELTDLLAEVDESASTSTRLRPSSSHRPSSSADRRHSQRLQSTAGADPPPRPRSSWHVPRHLLRAAEPAGTTEGGAQLRHSGGSSAAFKIKRRKSRKRAT
- the LOC120828814 gene encoding PHD and RING finger domain-containing protein 1 isoform X1, producing the protein MYKSTVSDAVCGEDADKCYICLSPFEKQVVASLEKCQHVFCLECILQWSQTANTCPVDRTTFDSIQQRRRPGGTVRKKIKVKTNKREDDYDEEEEEEEGNNTVICEECGRGDRRHRLLVCTRCDSGYHTDCLTPSSDSGPGGDWICAQCAVTPQHADELTVEGEISDGELTDLLAEVDESASTSTRLRPSSSHRPSSSADRRHSQRLQSTAGADPPPRPRSSWHVPRHLLRAAEPAGTTEGGAQLRHSGGSSAAFKIKRRKSRKRAT